In one window of Candidatus Binatia bacterium DNA:
- a CDS encoding DUF3187 family protein, which yields MELSRTGCIARVNLGASTRKISVAVACILAFACARSDAVEPSGPLGLRNFQPLRQIFLHPPFVAARVLEPGRLRFSVETAESNVIATDRGAVDALLKFEQNRTALRLSLGLAPAWQASVELPLLSRFGGVLDPVIDSTEDLFSAFNPERRLFPNNTFGGFWVRRRGQVLFHGPRQYAELGDVSGEVQREVWSGASGGRLAARFAIEAPTGRSSAVWGSGIWEVASGVAGDYPLWSDRLWVYGNLNGVFPLGRVSAARLALDPFLQQTVAFERMASKRWSFLLQQELYTSPFRELHSAVLEGTIIELAVGVVYRDGPWRCWLGGIDNVSGVAQAADFTAIVGCDLTMRPRWNRRVDEPL from the coding sequence ATGGAGCTGAGTCGGACCGGCTGCATAGCGCGCGTCAACCTGGGCGCTTCTACACGAAAAATTTCGGTGGCGGTAGCGTGCATTTTGGCGTTTGCCTGCGCTCGCAGTGATGCGGTCGAACCAAGCGGACCGCTGGGCCTAAGGAATTTCCAGCCGTTGCGGCAGATTTTTCTGCATCCGCCGTTTGTTGCGGCGCGCGTGCTCGAGCCGGGACGACTTCGGTTCAGCGTAGAGACGGCTGAGAGCAACGTGATCGCCACGGACCGCGGCGCTGTCGATGCGCTGCTCAAATTCGAACAAAATCGTACGGCGCTGCGCCTATCGCTCGGGTTGGCTCCAGCCTGGCAAGCCAGTGTGGAGCTGCCGCTACTCTCGCGCTTTGGCGGTGTGTTGGACCCAGTTATCGACAGCACGGAGGACCTGTTCTCAGCTTTTAACCCGGAGCGGCGGCTGTTCCCAAACAACACATTCGGGGGTTTCTGGGTGCGACGCCGCGGGCAAGTTTTGTTTCACGGGCCCCGCCAGTACGCCGAGCTGGGTGACGTGTCAGGTGAGGTGCAGCGAGAAGTTTGGAGTGGTGCGAGTGGTGGTCGACTTGCCGCGCGCTTCGCAATCGAGGCACCAACTGGGCGCTCGAGTGCGGTATGGGGCAGCGGCATTTGGGAAGTGGCCAGTGGGGTAGCTGGAGACTACCCGTTATGGTCGGACCGCCTGTGGGTGTACGGCAACCTCAACGGTGTGTTCCCCCTGGGAAGGGTAAGCGCGGCACGGCTTGCACTCGATCCATTTTTACAGCAGACCGTCGCCTTCGAAAGGATGGCCTCGAAGCGTTGGTCGTTCCTTCTGCAACAGGAGTTGTACACGAGCCCCTTTCGGGAGTTGCACTCCGCAGTTTTGGAGGGAACCATCATCGAGCTCGCGGTGGGGGTGGTGTATCGAGATGGCCCTTGGCGTTGTTGGCTGGGTGGAA
- a CDS encoding TolC family protein: MLLLSLTHLSLSKAAALDISSAIARALERSPAVRAATEQVAAAQASWYQASRWHNPVAELRGENWRLAPELRADNPDLDFFATVSQLVELGGKRAARQAVAWAGVNLAQQQARALRQHFALETAKQFIAVLRLREELEIVGESEHEIAALRAIAERRVREGKLAVAEQLKLEAELGRLRTIATELHASEAIALQQLRQLLDDPQLPPDTLEKPQFETPPSLGDTVIVEEVLRKHPEYQASVAAKERAQHALDLEQARRIPDPAITAGYKRTAARDTLVTGVSVPLPVLDTNRGNVQRATAELSAANALVDATAQRVRAELFAVLSRWRALAARMLSAHEEMIEPASNVRRAAQVAFHEGSGEILALVDAERVYLEVRRTVVGTWAEAVFAAQTWRILSSDNGP, encoded by the coding sequence GTGCTCCTCCTATCCCTGACACACCTCTCCCTATCAAAGGCAGCGGCTCTGGACATCTCCTCGGCAATCGCCCGTGCGCTCGAGCGGTCGCCCGCAGTGCGGGCAGCCACCGAGCAAGTCGCCGCGGCGCAAGCGAGTTGGTACCAGGCGAGCCGCTGGCACAATCCAGTAGCCGAGCTGCGCGGTGAAAATTGGCGGCTTGCGCCAGAGTTGCGCGCCGACAACCCTGACCTCGATTTCTTCGCTACTGTGAGCCAACTCGTTGAACTCGGAGGAAAACGAGCAGCACGGCAAGCAGTTGCTTGGGCTGGGGTAAACCTGGCTCAACAGCAGGCACGCGCGCTACGACAGCACTTCGCGCTCGAAACCGCCAAGCAGTTCATCGCCGTCCTCCGGCTCCGAGAAGAATTGGAGATTGTTGGGGAGTCGGAACACGAAATCGCCGCACTGAGGGCGATTGCCGAGCGGCGTGTACGCGAAGGGAAGCTTGCGGTGGCGGAGCAGTTAAAATTGGAAGCTGAGCTGGGCCGGTTGCGTACAATCGCCACGGAACTCCACGCTAGCGAGGCGATCGCACTTCAGCAACTTCGTCAGTTGCTGGACGACCCGCAGCTTCCCCCCGATACGCTGGAGAAGCCGCAGTTCGAAACGCCCCCGTCTCTTGGAGACACGGTCATCGTAGAAGAGGTGCTCCGCAAACACCCCGAGTATCAGGCGAGTGTCGCCGCGAAGGAGCGAGCGCAACATGCGCTCGATCTGGAACAAGCCCGCCGCATTCCAGACCCGGCGATAACCGCCGGGTACAAACGCACCGCAGCGCGTGACACGCTGGTGACGGGCGTGTCTGTCCCTCTCCCGGTACTGGACACGAACCGGGGCAACGTGCAGCGAGCGACGGCAGAACTGAGTGCGGCCAACGCGCTGGTGGATGCCACAGCCCAACGCGTGCGCGCCGAGCTATTTGCGGTGTTAAGCCGCTGGCGCGCTTTGGCGGCGCGGATGCTCTCGGCGCACGAAGAAATGATCGAGCCCGCATCGAACGTACGCCGGGCCGCGCAGGTTGCGTTCCATGAAGGCAGCGGCGAGATTTTGGCTCTGGTTGATGCTGAACGCGTGTACCTGGAGGTACGACGAACCGTGGTGGGAACTTGGGCTGAGGCGGTTTTCGCCGCGCAAACATGGCGCATTTTGTCTAGCGACAACGGGCCATGA
- a CDS encoding efflux RND transporter periplasmic adaptor subunit yields MRRALSPISFSVVTSAKWQQRRVGGAVALLFAAATLFACTQPDRDPNPGPVAIAGDTVEVPTAIQERLGFEIVVARHTEVSESITAPAVVAFDERKTARLGSPVEGRVRDVLALVGDRVTEGQILAWLYSPNWEATVAQLRTASASERSASAELQFALQQHARARRLFAAKAAALQELERARLDVVIARNKVRAARAELSRARRDWLALGGGKANDVHPSGLPLRSPIHGTVVERPASPGQGIVPGSPLFTVAQLDTLWLLAEVDERWLNKLTSGTWVRFKVSAYPNETFTATIEYISDVLDPKTRRVKVRCTVDNRDGKLKPEMFAELEISEPHAQALLVIPQSAVQQLDGRSVVFVPIAESKFQQRPVEIGRVGDGWVEVKSGLRHGDRVVARGSFLLKSTLVLRAHPSED; encoded by the coding sequence ATGAGGCGTGCGCTCTCTCCGATTTCCTTCTCCGTTGTCACAAGCGCCAAATGGCAGCAGCGCCGGGTTGGTGGTGCAGTCGCCCTGCTGTTCGCCGCCGCCACACTTTTCGCCTGCACACAACCAGACCGAGACCCGAACCCCGGACCTGTCGCCATTGCGGGCGACACCGTGGAGGTGCCAACGGCAATTCAGGAGCGGCTCGGCTTCGAAATCGTCGTTGCCCGGCACACCGAAGTCAGTGAGTCTATTACGGCACCTGCAGTGGTCGCGTTCGACGAACGCAAAACCGCGCGCCTCGGTTCACCAGTCGAAGGGCGAGTGCGCGACGTCCTCGCCCTCGTCGGTGACCGCGTCACCGAGGGGCAAATCCTCGCTTGGTTATATAGCCCCAATTGGGAGGCCACCGTGGCGCAACTCCGTACTGCGTCGGCTAGCGAGCGCTCCGCCAGTGCCGAACTCCAATTTGCCCTACAACAACACGCACGGGCTCGCCGTCTCTTCGCGGCCAAAGCTGCTGCTTTGCAGGAGCTTGAGCGCGCCCGGCTGGATGTGGTGATCGCGCGCAACAAAGTGCGTGCGGCACGCGCGGAGCTGTCTCGTGCTCGAAGAGATTGGCTGGCCCTCGGAGGTGGCAAAGCGAACGACGTTCACCCGTCAGGACTCCCCCTTCGCTCCCCAATTCACGGTACCGTCGTGGAGCGACCGGCGAGTCCCGGCCAAGGGATTGTACCCGGTTCACCCCTGTTCACCGTCGCACAACTGGACACTCTCTGGCTGCTAGCAGAGGTCGACGAACGTTGGCTCAACAAACTGACTTCAGGAACCTGGGTGCGGTTTAAGGTTTCCGCCTACCCGAACGAGACCTTTACGGCGACGATCGAATACATCAGTGATGTGCTAGATCCGAAAACACGCCGCGTCAAAGTTCGTTGCACGGTGGACAACCGAGACGGCAAGCTTAAGCCCGAGATGTTTGCCGAACTCGAAATTTCCGAGCCCCACGCCCAAGCGTTGCTCGTCATTCCCCAGTCGGCAGTGCAACAGCTAGATGGGCGCAGCGTCGTCTTCGTGCCGATCGCGGAAAGCAAGTTTCAACAGCGGCCAGTTGAGATTGGCCGAGTTGGCGACGGGTGGGTCGAGGTCAAGTCGGGCTTGCGCCATGGCGATCGTGTTGTCGCTCGTGGCAGCTTTCTTCTGAAGTCCACATTGGTGCTCCGCGCGCACCCCTCGGAGGATTGA